A stretch of DNA from Gigantopelta aegis isolate Gae_Host unplaced genomic scaffold, Gae_host_genome ctg3598_pilon_pilon:::debris, whole genome shotgun sequence:
ttacattttaattagatgTTGTTCTTATACTGGCAAATTAGGAAATGGTCACCAATTTTTGTATGTATCTGAAATATGTATTGACGAAAATGAGACACTGTCTGATACAATCAATAAAGTAACTGGTGTTGTTGGTGACAATGAATGTGAGAGTAAGTCCCCtctcattattataataacacacCATATGGTATTTCCTGAGCAGGTACTGTGGAGGAAGTATACTTGTTTGCTCCTGGTACATATGGAGTGATTGAATCACCTGGAAGTGGACGATATCCACCAAATAAAGATTGTCTTTGGAAATTATGGCTTTCAGAAAATGAAACATTACAGCTAAATTTGCAGAGTTTGAATTAGAACATGGTGAACTATGTAACTATGACTATCTCAATATTATTGAGGAAGACCTCCTTGGAAATTTACTTTTTTCCAATACAAAATTATGTGGCTCTCATTCAATTTCAATGAACTCAACAGCAAGTGTTGTGTCAATACATTTTCATTCTGATAGTGACATTTGAAGCAGGTGGATTTAAACTCATATATTCCCTTTATGATGTATGTGGTAATATCactctatatataatatttctcCCTAATAAAAGTGCTCTGTGCTGTTAACAATGGTGGATGGCTCTCAATATGCATTCCGATGAACAAGGCCATAAAACTGGTTTGTGGCTGTTATGCAGGTTATGAACTAAGTTATGATGAAACATCTTGTCCAGGTAAAAGTTAACAATGATAACAATTACCAGTTCATatcatatatagatataaatgaaTGTCGTGCTAAAATTTGCCATCAACGTTGCAGAAATACACATGGATCATACTACTGTCATTGTAGCCAAGGGTATGGACTGGCAGCAGATTTAAAGACATGCATAGGTAAGCAGTAATCATGAAGTATTATAATCCTAATATCTTGTTATAGAGTGTGGTGGAAATTATAATATTTCTTCTGGCTGTCATCACCTCTCCGTTATCCTTCAAACTATCCTCCTACCAGAACTGCCAATGGACTATTAACATTTGGCCTGGACATACCTAATATCACAATAAACATCTCAACATTGTCCACAACAAATCGATGTTTGCTGCTCATCTACGTCCAGCTGATGGCAACTTGTAGATATAAGAGGACGACTCTGTGGAAATCAGACCAATATCAATATATACTCCACAAAAAATCCAATACAACATTTAGATTTGTCTCCAAAGCAAACATCACATCACAACAACACACAGGTTTTGAGTTAGCATATGAAAAAGTGCCCATTGCTTCACTCACTTCCAGTACAACTAGACACAGTCTATGTTAATGGTAATCCTATACCCATACAACTCACATCCATGGTTCTAGTATCACATCTGAATCCCCACACACTGTGTACATACAAATTCAACCGATGTATTataaagatagaaaaaaaattggaaatattttgtaaaaatttcaaACAATATTCTTTTCCAACAATTTGGTTTTATTAACAATTCTTTCAAATCCAAAGTTAGTTATATCAAACAATCATTGATTGGCCCTTTGTAATGATCTCACTAACAGCACGACTACAGCAGTGACTGTTGGATACCATGACCCTAAAACCAGTAGCAAATACAAAATTAGAAATAACTggatgacatccaataatccCCATTTTGATCAAATGTATTATACTCATAAAAACCAGCCCATCCTCCTTTAACTTTAATGGCTTCAAATGCTGGTATCCTATGAGCTAAGTGGGGCATATCTCTCAAAGTAATTGTAGTCAACGTCTAAATCATCACCTTCGTAATCTTCATTTGCAGGTGGACTTAGACCACATATAAATGTTCCTTCTTGAGATTCTCTCCTAACATACAAAATCCCTGATATCAACTAATAGTGGACAGTCTGTAGGACCTGTAGGACAATGCAGAACAAAGACATATCTCTTCTGGGTCTAACTGGTAAAGGAATTTTCATTACAGGATTAGGATGACGGTCGTCTCCTATTCCAGCCATTTCAGCTAAATTTTGCAGATTGGGGGCAGCAGTGTTGACAAAATAATTGCATTTTAATTCTACTTGTTTACCTGTGTTAGATTGtacctatattattataatgataatatttaatacaatttatagTAGAGTTTACCTGAACCACTATAGACCTTGTTATCATGAATACCAAGACTCGTTATATTGCCATGCATGAAATGAACTCCTAAAGCTATTAACTTCTTTTTAAAGCTACTCAAAAGTGACCATGGATCAAACCATCCTTCACTCGTACACTATATTGAATACTTTAATAActagaaatatttaattcaaaatgtACCAAAAGCTCCTAATGCAAGATTGTCAGTATTAAGCCTGGAAAACGAGCTTTCAATTGTTGAGCTGTCATTAACTCTATATGAGCACCCAAACTTCTACACAAAGAGAAAATGCTATATCGTAACATAATGTTGTGATACCTCTGCAGGCGATGATTAGAACATAATATGTCTTTTCCATTCTCTGTTGCTAGAAACAGATATCCTCCTTCAACAAACTGAATGTCTGGTCTTTCATCTACAGTAAGGTCTGCTAATGATTCCTTAGGAATTGGGATGAGTGCAATGATAAGAGGATGTTACCACGTAGTGAGAACTGTTGCCTTATTGATCCAACTGATAAGACAGTTGATGCTCTAGAatactacataatatataataatatgcattacTATATGCATATTAACATACAGTAGGGTCTCGTTCTACAATGCATACTTCATGAGGTGGTATTCCATGTTGAGTTAAAAAATATCCACTAGAACACCCCATAATACCACCTCCACCAAGTACAACATGATACCGATGTATATATTGCATTGATCTCATCATTGTAACAAGAGGAGCCCTCATCATATGCAGCATCGCAGCATCTTAGTTTAGTATTATAAGTTATTACTTATAAGATTTCTTTGGGTGTGGCTATaaactttaaagaaaaaaaagtaagttaTGTTGAATGCCCTGTCGGCTTctatttgtaaacaaatatcttTATTTGTTGATTGTATCTTATTGGAATGAAGTCATTATTAGTCTAAAGATATTATACTTTATCTACAGAACAAGTCCTATGGCGGGATCAGAATTGGCAGAGACAGTGAGTCGACAACAGAAGATCAACGAGGGAGAAGTTGCTGTTCCTAAATGTCACAGTCTGTGTATGCTGAATTTAAAGAGTTCTCATAAAGAAATTAAAGAATATCGTAATCTTTCACAAAGTATGAcatcaatttcttttaattaatatcaCTAATAATCTAATATATCAGATATGATGTGGATCGTAGCAATTTTATTGATTTGAtggaattaaaattaatgatggAGAAATTAGGAGAACCACAAACTCATATTGGATTAAAAGCTATGATCAAGGAAGTTGATGAAGACCATGATGGTCAAATTAGTTTCAGAGAAGTTAGTGAGTTTCTTGTCCTAAAAATgagttgtatttttttattagtttatgctcattttaaaagagaGTCGCGATGGCACTTTAGAAATAGAAGGTCTAAAAAAGATAGCAAATACTTGTGATGTGACAACTGAAGGAGTTAGTGGAGCAAAGAGTTTCTTTGAAGCTAAAGTTCAAGAGCAAGCAAAGGGAGCTAAATTTGAGAAGGAAAttaaaggtaagtatattatcTTGTATTAATGTATTTGAATGTGGAGTACTGTAGAGGAACAAGAAAGAAAACGTAAGGAAGCTGAAGAGGCTGCTGAAAGGAGAAAGGCTTTCAAAGAGAAAGCATCCATGTTTAATTAAcactgttaaatatattattatatgtagaaaatatataaaacaaaatagttagagttagttattaaaaaaagcTGGTTATAAAGTAGTACCAATCTCTGATGATTTCTCTCTTGACTGGATACATTATcaacatgttgttgttgttgttgttgttgttgttgttgttgttgtgctaaATTGTGATTTAGCAAACTTATTTTTGCTTTCCATTTACGAACTTGTATTCAGTTTCTAAATGGACAATATAAACTTGAATACAACACTTAACCACACCCACTTACTGTGTTCTCTCTGTAAAGGTGTAACTGTTGATCTCGTAGTCGTGCCATTCTGATGTTAAAGCTTGTAATGAGCTTAGAAGAGAATCTAATGgttactataaataaaaattatgttacCATGACAACCTACCATATGTCCCATCACTTGTGATATCCTCTTCTAAGCTCACACTCGATCCACTTTCATATTGCTGTTCATCTATCTATAATACAGAAATAAGGCAATcattgatataattataagtgAGACTTACCTTCTCAATCTCAGTGGAAGTACCTTCTTGTTTATCAATTATCATCTCTCTCATCCTCTTCTGGGACAAATGGAAAACTTCCACCAGAATGACGATTAtcaagtgatgatgatgatgaatgatAACTAGCCAGAAAATCAGTTGTGTTTCATATGCTGCACTAGGTAACAGTCTTACACGATTAGAATATTTACGAGAACTAGCTGATGATGTCACTAGATGTGATGGACCATATTCAAGAGGTAAAGTTGGAGAAACTGAGTGGGGAGGTGTTGGAACATGTAAAGACTTGTCGACGTGATTCAAATTGGATTGCTAAATCAAATGTTTGTGGTCCAGCACTACCAGGACTGGCGATGATATCAGATACTGGGAGTGTATGTTACTAATCTTCTGCCTTTATCTGTAATATCTGGGTTTGATACACAACGTGAGGCATTGCTGTGTCAGAAGTATCCAATGAAAATGTCAAGTTTTCCAGTGAGGTAGGATTAGCAGATGATACTGAGGGTTGTCCCTGTCTAACAAATACCAGGTAAATCATTTGGTACACTCCAGTTTAAACTAGAAGATAATGACGTCCCATCAGAGGAGAATCCTGACATATGATTATCACGAGGATCCATATGATAGGGGTCTTCTATTTTGATTTGTTGTTAAAGAACGTTCACTTTTTTTCCCTCTACCTCGTAATCTAAAACGTTTTTATTGGACAACTTTCCATGACCAACCAAATATAAGTTGATGTCGATCCATACTAACAGTACGATCACTACTAGGACCTGCTGATTCTCTAATTGATAGAAATAATTCACATTTTGTATAATTAGGAATAATGATTACTTACTCTCCAATAACAGTGAGGTCTGGTGTACTAGTAGTTAAGGAAGAATGTGTTCCAGAACTTCATTAGATGGGTGAGTTTTGATATACTTTTCTTTGGAGAAGCTGTTGAGATTTACGACGGAGTACTAAAGATATCGCTCAATGTCTTTCTTCGTTGTCGTGGTGAGTGCCTTATTTGGTCTGTACTAAGCATGTCAGTAGCAAcactctataaatataatataatatgttattatattggtAATGGTATACCTTTCTATTCTCAAGTTGTCCAATGTCTATTTCTTCTTTAGATTCAGAGAGCTCTTTAAAAAGATGATTAAATAATTGAGATCGAGTACGAGTCTACAACAAATTATCTATTGGGTGTGGTTAAAGGGTGTG
This window harbors:
- the LOC121392328 gene encoding EF-hand domain-containing protein D2-like; this encodes MELKLMMEKLGEPQTHIGLKAMIKEVDEDHDGQISFREFMLILKESRDGTLEIEGLKKIANTCDVTTEGVSGAKSFFEAKVQEQAKGAKFEKEIKEEQERKRKEAEEAAERRKAFKEKASMFN